A window from Phycisphaerae bacterium encodes these proteins:
- a CDS encoding DUF2961 domain-containing protein — protein sequence MRRTRHLAWSIAGMVAFLLVGCQQPSGTDSASAVRHETRVRAENALWIETPPERRFHNNREVVVAEMQGPGMITMIHFAYPHRAIAAPKEYHLNRDLLLRIWWDDEPEPSVDCPMVDFFCDPAGLREVVNTALTNKKRGWNAYFQMPFRKSAKVMLVYEGPEPPGEKLWAMMPCYSYVMWRSTPVPPQAPYFHAWWNQKAVLTGKEDYPALRAQGRGEFIGWNVTVRRPGTSGYPVDMNEKFYVDGEETPSVEFQGIEDSFGFSWGFPEVENIYPTLGYWPFMKGAAAYRFFLNDSIAFRKSLAVDIGYGVNEDPMFRREFSKPGTQLQFSSTCYWYQTEPHLPFPPMIPAAERVPAPEKMFWPEEPPPLPSAEDLRARGVKLYMACGYPEKEILFAEPGFGAAVKQGATWTGWPPPVFHCRSDDHEIQFELTVPQDAEGTLRLYLIDPDSFEGGRKQEVFIGDKSLGTFEKFQDGRWIDAPVTRDMTADGRLLVRVANRAGKGNAVISMIEWVSPK from the coding sequence ATGAGGCGGACCCGACACCTGGCATGGTCGATTGCCGGCATGGTCGCATTTCTTCTTGTTGGATGCCAACAGCCGTCAGGGACAGACAGCGCGTCCGCCGTCCGCCACGAGACCCGCGTGCGGGCGGAGAACGCACTCTGGATCGAAACGCCGCCGGAACGACGGTTCCACAACAATCGAGAGGTGGTTGTCGCCGAGATGCAGGGGCCCGGTATGATTACCATGATCCATTTCGCCTATCCTCACCGGGCGATTGCCGCACCGAAGGAGTATCACCTGAACCGCGATCTCCTGCTGAGAATTTGGTGGGACGACGAGCCGGAGCCAAGTGTCGACTGCCCGATGGTGGACTTCTTCTGCGATCCGGCCGGGCTCCGCGAAGTCGTCAACACAGCGTTGACCAATAAGAAACGCGGCTGGAACGCGTATTTCCAGATGCCCTTCCGCAAGTCGGCCAAGGTCATGCTCGTCTACGAAGGCCCGGAGCCGCCCGGCGAGAAGCTGTGGGCGATGATGCCCTGCTACAGCTACGTCATGTGGCGATCGACGCCCGTGCCGCCGCAGGCGCCCTACTTTCACGCATGGTGGAACCAGAAGGCCGTCTTGACCGGGAAGGAAGACTACCCGGCGCTCCGTGCCCAAGGCCGAGGCGAATTCATCGGATGGAACGTGACCGTCCGCCGTCCCGGAACGTCCGGTTATCCGGTGGACATGAACGAGAAATTCTACGTCGACGGCGAAGAGACCCCTTCGGTGGAGTTCCAGGGAATTGAAGACTCATTCGGCTTCAGTTGGGGCTTCCCCGAAGTCGAAAACATCTACCCGACGCTCGGTTACTGGCCGTTTATGAAGGGGGCCGCAGCTTACCGTTTCTTTCTGAACGATTCCATCGCCTTCAGAAAGTCCCTGGCGGTCGACATCGGCTATGGAGTCAACGAAGACCCCATGTTCCGCCGTGAGTTCAGCAAGCCCGGTACGCAGCTTCAGTTCTCCAGCACCTGCTACTGGTACCAGACTGAGCCGCATCTCCCATTCCCGCCGATGATCCCCGCCGCCGAGCGGGTCCCCGCGCCCGAGAAAATGTTCTGGCCGGAGGAACCCCCGCCGCTGCCGTCGGCGGAGGACCTGCGAGCTCGCGGTGTCAAGCTATACATGGCTTGCGGATACCCGGAAAAGGAAATCCTGTTCGCAGAACCGGGCTTCGGTGCCGCCGTCAAACAAGGTGCCACGTGGACCGGCTGGCCGCCGCCCGTCTTCCACTGCCGATCCGACGACCACGAGATTCAATTCGAGTTGACCGTTCCCCAGGATGCCGAAGGAACGCTTCGACTTTACCTGATCGATCCGGACAGCTTTGAGGGCGGCCGAAAGCAGGAGGTGTTCATTGGCGATAAGAGCCTCGGCACGTTCGAGAAGTTCCAGGACGGCCGCTGGATTGACGCGCCGGTCACTCGCGACATGACCGCCGACGGCAGGCTGCTGGTCAGGGTGGCCAACCGAGCCGGCAAGGGAAATGCGGTGATCTCGATGATCGAGTGGGTGTCGCCGAAGTGA
- a CDS encoding alpha-L-fucosidase, with the protein MNKETLSRRGILKTAAQSGAAVCAVAAGSARLAAQAQTGGRDPAQGDQRLSLEQLRQWESLRYGMFIHFGMSTYVENELPDGKAPASVYAPDRLNVDQWVSVARDAGMKYAVLTTKHVAGHCLWPSKHTSYTVANSGNKTDVVEQFVKACEKRGVLPGFYYCSWDNHNRFGSRTPSDPNTLWEFGMSRFAELERRTSTQPSAPLPAYTTSVYQGFQTMQITELLTQYGPIAETWIDIPGVLGRGYREYLYNTIARLQPQTVIMMNSGISSGESYPVDYAWPSDIIAIERRLPPGKGHEKWRTIEGRRCYMPGEVCDPIGKDWFFTPDDKPRSDDALLDILQSCLDRGVNLLLDVPPDKHGLIPDMHVQALQRLRANAKI; encoded by the coding sequence ATGAACAAGGAGACGCTCAGCAGACGCGGCATTCTCAAGACGGCAGCGCAGTCCGGCGCGGCCGTCTGCGCGGTCGCGGCAGGCTCCGCGCGCCTGGCGGCGCAGGCTCAGACCGGCGGCAGGGACCCCGCCCAGGGCGATCAGCGTCTGTCGCTCGAACAACTGCGCCAGTGGGAGTCTCTTCGCTATGGCATGTTCATCCACTTCGGGATGAGCACGTACGTGGAAAACGAGCTGCCGGATGGCAAGGCCCCTGCGTCCGTCTATGCTCCCGACAGGCTGAACGTCGACCAGTGGGTCTCCGTCGCCCGCGACGCGGGAATGAAATACGCGGTGCTGACGACCAAACACGTCGCCGGCCACTGCCTCTGGCCGAGCAAACATACCAGCTATACGGTGGCCAACAGCGGCAACAAGACCGACGTCGTCGAGCAGTTCGTCAAAGCATGCGAGAAACGAGGCGTGCTGCCCGGCTTCTATTACTGCTCGTGGGACAATCACAACCGCTTCGGCAGCCGCACCCCCTCGGACCCCAATACCCTCTGGGAGTTCGGCATGAGCAGATTCGCCGAACTGGAGCGAAGAACTTCGACGCAACCCTCCGCACCGCTGCCAGCGTACACCACCTCGGTCTACCAGGGCTTCCAGACCATGCAGATCACCGAGCTGCTGACCCAGTACGGGCCTATAGCCGAAACCTGGATCGACATTCCCGGCGTTCTCGGCCGAGGCTACCGCGAATACCTGTACAACACCATCGCCCGGCTGCAACCGCAGACGGTCATCATGATGAACAGCGGTATCAGCAGCGGTGAAAGCTATCCTGTGGATTACGCCTGGCCTTCCGACATCATCGCCATCGAACGGCGATTGCCGCCGGGCAAAGGCCACGAGAAATGGCGGACCATCGAGGGCCGGCGCTGTTATATGCCCGGCGAGGTCTGCGACCCGATCGGCAAGGACTGGTTCTTCACGCCGGACGACAAGCCGAGATCAGACGACGCCTTGCTGGATATACTTCAGAGCTGCCTCGACCGCGGTGTCAACCTGCTTCTGGACGTGCCGCCGGACAAGCACGGATTGATTCCCGACATGCATGTTCAGGCCCTGCAACGGCTGAGAGCCAATGCCAAGATCTGA